The Xenopus tropicalis strain Nigerian chromosome 2, UCB_Xtro_10.0, whole genome shotgun sequence genome window below encodes:
- the chordc1 gene encoding cysteine and histidine-rich domain-containing protein 1 (The RefSeq protein has 1 substitution compared to this genomic sequence): MALLCYNRGCGQRYDPESNSDDSCTYHPGVPVFHDALKGWSCCKRRTTDFSDFLSIVGCTKGLHSNEKPPEPVKPEVKTTSEKKELADCKPKFNEHFIQAPKPIECINRPSSDEPMVKLQLKISASLKQALDKLKLSENDKAVTEEDSGEIKIGTSCKNGGCLKTFAGPQSNEEVCQYHNGVPIFHEGMKYWSCCRRKTSDFNTFLSQEGCTKGTHLWTKKDDGKYSGSV, encoded by the exons ATGGCTCTGCTGTGCTACAACCGGGGCTGCGGGCAGCGCTATGATCCGGAAAGCAATAGTGATG ATTCATGTACTTATCACCCCGGTGTGCCTGTGTTTCATGATGCTTTAAAG GGATGGTCGTGCTGTAAGAGACGAACAActgatttttcagattttttaagtATTGTG GGATGTACGAAGGGACTGCACAGTAACGAAAAGCCTCCCGAACCAGTGAAACCCGAAGTCAAAACCACATCCGAGAAGAAAGAATTGGCAGACTGTAAACCAAAGTTCAATGAGCATATCATTCAAGCCCCAAAGCCTATTGAGTGCATAAATAGACCAAG CTCTGACGAGCCGATGGTAAAGTTGCAGCTGAAGATTTCTGCGTCCCTGAAGCAAGCACTGGATAAGCTGAAACTTTCCGAAAATGATAAAGCCGTGACAG AAGAAGATTCCGGTGAAATAAAAATTGGAACTTCTTGTAAGAATGGTGGCTGTTTAAAG ACTTTTGCTGGACCACAGAGTAATGAAGAGGTTTGTCAGTATCACAATGGCGTTCCCATATTCCATGAAGG GATGAAATATTGGAGTTGCTGCAGGAGGAAAACCTCagatttcaatacatttttgtctCAAGAAGGGTGCACAAAGGGAACCCATTTATGGACCAAAAAGGATGAT